TTCAAAAAAAGACCGAAAACTTTAAAAAGTCCTGAAATATTTAAAAAATCCTGACCTATTTAAAAATCTTGAAATATTTAAAAAAGACTGAAAAATTCAAAGAAATGATCTGAATAATTTAAAAAATCCTGGAATATTCAAAGAAAGGATCTGAATAATTTAAAACATCCCTGAATAATTCAAAAACCTCATAAACTTCCAAAGAAAAGATATGCGGTATTTTCTTCTGTAAAAAGACCTGAGTAAAAGGAGCTGCAGGAAAATTCCTGCGCTCCGGGTTGAAAAATGAGTTATGATTTCCCTTGCGGGTTATTTCTTGAATTCGGTGTAGCCGCACTTCCCGCAGGCGAGGCGGTTTTTGTGGTCGGCAAGGAATACACCGGGTCCGCATCTGGGACAGAACTGTTTGAGTCTGGTTACGGAGTCGCCCTGGACTTTGTAATAATCTTTTACTGCCATGTTTATACACCTCGGTAAGGCTTAAGCCTCTTCTCCCTCAGTTTCCGAACCAGGGACAGCGTTCCTTTTAAGGACATATTCCTGTTCTACCTGTTTCATGCGGTCTGCGTCTTCGTAGAGCTTTGCATAGCCCTTGCTTTCCTGCATACCGTATTCGGTCTTGATCCTCTGGATAACCAGCAGTTCAAGGGGAGCATTTAACATTGCAGCAAGCTTGTTCCTTACATCATTTCTGGAAGGAGTCGAACCTTCATATTTCACAATGAAATCCAGTTCCCTTCTGTTTAAAAGTGGATTCTTTTTGTCTTTAATTATCTTTATGTCCATCTAGGATTCTCCGTATTTTATCCAATTCATTATTCTGATTTTTACTGATAAGCTTTTCAAAAAGAGCTCTTATTTCCTCTTTCTTTTTCTCGGTGACCTCTACAAAGACCACGCCCTCATCGGGCTGTCCGTAAAGGACAACAGACCCCGGTGGAGCCAGAAGGATTACCGGAAGGGTTGCCAGATCTTCTTCTCCCCTTACAAAAATGCGGAGAAGCTTTTCCGAAGCAAACGCTTCGCAGAGAGTTCTTATAAGCTCATCGGTGATTATTCCTGCAGGATTGTCAACCGAAACTTCTTCATATACTTTGTCCCTGTTCCGGACCGAAACATCGCTGGATACCGGTTTCCTTTTGGTTCGGTCATCCACAATACAGATGTCCGGAATAATTCCGGCTTCGAGCAGGTGGAAGGTAGTAACATCCCCTACGGATATAAGTTTTGTGGGGCTTGAAAGTTCCCCTGCAAACTTCTCTATCGTATCCCTGCCCTTTCCTCTGTATAAAATACCGAGGGGTTTTTTCATAAGTGGGCGAAGTTCTCTCGGAAGTTCGATATGAACACTCAACTCAGCGCACCTTCAAAGCAAATCTATCCGGGATGTCAACCCCGAGTCTTTTTGCGATTTCCGAGCGTTCGGTATCAAGAATAATAACAAGTCCATTCCATTCTTCTGCAAGGTCTGAAGTTCCGCAAACAGGACATGTTTGCCCTTCGAGAACCCTCAGGCAGTGTCGACAGACTTTTTCTGGCATTGCAATCCTCTCTTTTGCCTTTTTTTACTCAGGCAGCCTCTTCACCTGGGGTTTCTTGAGGCTGTTTCTTTCTGCGGGCTTCTTCGAGCCACTGAAGTTTTCCAAGGGCTGTCTGGCGCATGGTAAGTCCTATCTTGCTTTCTTTCGGCTCCCTCTCATTAATGCTGACCGCGACAATTCTGGCCCTTACATGGTCGCCTTCGGCAATTGACTTGCCTCCGCTTTTAGTAACAAGCCTTGCATTTTTCGCATCATAGGAAATAAAATCATCAGTGATCTGGCTGACGTGTAGCAGCCCGTCCATTGGTCCCATCCCTATGAAAACTCCGAAGCCTACAGCCTCAACGACTTCGCCTTCTATGATTTCCTGGAGATCAGGGTAGAACATTATCGCTTCAAATGTCACATCGTAGTACACAGCCCCGTCTCCGACAAGGATATGTCCTTCTCCGACCTCGTCAATATTGTAAACAGCAACGAGAGAGCCAAGTTTCTTGTCTACCTGCCCCTCAAGTTTCTCCCTTAATGCATTTTTAATAGTGGGCATTATTTCTTCCCCGAGAAGGGTAGGAGGGATACGAACCGTATCAACGAGTTTCATTAATTTATACATCTGCTAATCACCCGTAAACTTAATCAATCGAACTGCTGCCCCGGAATCTCCGGTGGGTTTTTCAAACAAAATCCAGTTTGTTTTTCTGGCGCAGGGATATGGTCTGGATCCCGCTTTCAGCAAGCCTGCGCTTCAACCCTATATCGTTTGTCAGAACAGCCGCTCCCATCTCTTTTGCGAGCCTGAGGATCACATCATCAGCAGGTCCCTTGCCTGCGATCCGCATGCACCTTTCCATCATGGACCTGGCAACCTTTGCGGCTGTCCTGTTTGAACCTTTCTCCCGCTTTATGAGTTTTTCTATTTCAAATACAACAGCTTCAGGCACATAGAACTCATTAAAACCCAGCCTTTTCAGCTCTTCAAAGATATCCACTCCGAACTGGACAGGGATCATGAATCCGTTGGTGTCAATTATAATTTTCAACTCTTTATTACCCCTACTCCAATGAGCCGCCAGCGGGAATCGACTCTCCTGCTGATCGCAACCATAGCTCCTATGGCTGCACTTATCGGACGCTTGAGTGCCACCTGAGCTTCATTCTTCCGGGCACTTGTGACCACACCTACAGTTGTAGCGGTTCCTATGTTGAGCATAAGGGGTTCACTGGTCTTGATTTCATTAATTTTCTCTTCCCTGGTAACTCCCACAACCCTGTCCAGAAGATGAAGCTCCATAACAAACTGGTGCCTTGTTTCAGGAAGGGTACCCGGAACACCTGCCATCTGCCCCGTAAGGGAGTCTCCCTTTGTCAGGGTAGGGTCAAGATAAGTTCCTACGGCAAGAAGCCCTCCGGGGGTTGCTTCATCTACCTTTGTTGCTCCTGCATAAATTGATGAAACCGTGGTCAAAATAGGGATCCATCTGGTGCTGCCTTCTGTTGTGACCTTTATTCCAGGCCTGATTTCAAGCTCGTCTCCGGGATGAAGCACGCCCTCGGTAAGGGTTCCTCCTATAACTCCTCCGCGGATTTCCTCAATTGAAGCACCTGGTTTATTAATGTCAAAAGACCGGGCAATCAGCATGCTGGCTGGCTTATCTACTTTATGGGAAGGAGTCGGGATCTGGGTTTCCAGGGCGTCGATGAGAATATCAATATTAATATTCTGCTGGGCAGAAATAGGGATTACAGGTGCATTTTCGGCAACAGTGCCCTTGACAAACTCTTTTATCTGGTGGTAGTTCTCGATAATTTTTTCCCTTGACACAAGGTCGATTTTATTCTGGACTATAACAATGTTTTTAATCCCGATGATGTCCAGGGCCATGAGGTGTTCCTTTGTCTGGGGCTGCGGGCAGTCTTCGTTTGCGGCAATTACAAGCACTGCCCCGTCCATAATTGCAGCACCGGAAAGCATGGTTGCCATCAGGGTTTCGTGCCCGGGAGCGTCTACAAAGGAAACTGTCCTGTGCTCTTCCGTTTTTTCTCCGCAGTTAGGGCAGGTTTTTTCGACAGTATAACACTGAGGTTCAGGACATTTCGGGCATTTCATGAATGGGGAATCTGCATACCCCAATCTTATCGAAATTCCTCTTTTTACTTCTTCACTATGCGTATCCGTCCACACGCCGGATAAAGCTCTAACAAGTGTGGTTTTTCCATGGTCGACATGACCTACCATGCCGATATTAACACAGGGCTGACTCAAGTTGTAGTTTCCTCCAGTAGAGTGAAAATAATCTGATATAAGGCAGGTATTTTTCCGAAATCTGTGCATTCAGGACTTTTTTCTTCCCTGGGGCTTTCAGATTTCAATTTCAAACCTGGTCTGATTCTTAATTTTATTATGTGATCCTTGGTTTATTGTAATTGTAACTCAAAGCGAGATCTCATTACTGCTTGAATCCCGCAGATTCAGGAGATCTTTTTAAAGTTTACGGTTTCTGCACAATTTATATCTACTAATGCCGGAAAGCCTTAATAAATTTATGTGACGATCATATCAAGCTTCTCGAGCTCCAGAGCGCGTCTTATCTCAAAGGCAAGCCTTCTGCCCGTACTCATCGGTTTTCTCCAGAGTGAATTGCCATAGGAATGACCCACTGACATATGCACATTTGTCCCGCCGCCTACTCTCGGGGCCACATCATAAATATAGAAATTAAGGTCCTTGTCCACACAGGTCTGGAGGCAGAACGATCCTATAATTCCAGGCGCATAGTGCTCCTGAGTGGCTTTTACGTATTTTTCTCCCATCTCAAAGACTTTGTCAAGAAGAGATTCACGAAGTGTCGCAGAGTTATGTCCGCAGACCGTATATTCAGGAGTGAGCTGGTGAGGTGCAAGAGCCATCTGCTGCGGGGCAGGAAGCCTTACATGCCCGTCAAGGCTAGTCTCAAAGCGCCAGTCAACGCCAAGTAACTCCAGTTTGCTCATTTTCGGCTCGATAGGAGAGTAGAACATGTCAAGATTGAACACTGGTCCTATGATATAACGCTCTATCCTGGCATTTTCAAGGGCGTCGCGCGTAATTACTCCCTGCTTTATAAGAGCTTCGGATTTCTCCTGGTATTCCTTATAGCTTGAAGCCGTAAAAAAGCCTCTCTCGAGTTTCTTTACTGCGTGTGGAAGTTTTACCATTACGAGTTCGTTGATGTCCTCTGGAGATTCTATTTTCTCAGGGAAAGGAAGCCCTGCTTTTTCGAGGATCCAGTAGTAGCTCTGCTGTTCGCTGCGTTCCTCACTTCTCAAAAGGTTCCTGCTTCCTACCATGGGGACCCTGAAATTATCTTCAATCTCATCTATGCTGCAGTAGGAAGTAAAAGAACGGTTAGGGATAAAGAGCACTTTTTCGTCAACCAGTTTCTGCTGGTTCTGGGGCAGAAGGATTTCATTATACTTCTTATATACAACTGTTTCATCGACAATCCCTCTTTTTATTCTTCCGTAATGGTCTCTCTGAGCCCTGAAGTATTCAGTGTAAGTCTTCTCCCTTCCTGCCTGGCAGACTGCAAGGGTCCTGAAGTCTTCTTCAACTGCTCCGTCGCAGATGTCGAGCCCTGAGTGTGAGGCAATTGCCCCTATTTTTATCTTATCAGCGTGCGCGTAATAGCCTTCAACAATTTCCTTTATTTCTTTCCTGTCAATCATATGTGATATCTCTCAGCTTTTTCGAGGTAGTGATACTTCCGTGAGATGGTGATCAGGCACTGGCCTGTGTGATTTTTGATCTGTATTGAAGCAGTATTTCCTGAAATGCAGGTCCCTGTGCTAGCCTGCCGTATTTTGTTAAACAAAAGTTCTGATCGGATTTTTCCCCATTAACGGCTTTACCTATTAAAACCCTTTCTAATAGAAGTAATCATTTATAAATATAGGGTAAGCTGAGGGGGGCATATAATAAAGGTATGGTGAAGGGCTGGTTTGCCCTCTCACGGCAGCTCTGTTTGTCTGATTTTTAGAGGAAACTCAGGATCAAAGGTGTAATAAAGGTCTCAACTATAGCTGCCAGAAAGAGAAGTGGCAAAATCCAGCGAAAATAAAATTGTAGTCCTTCCTTAAATTCTTTTTTTATTTCAGTAGGCCTGCCTATAAGGGCGGCAAAAACCTGGTGCCCCAGTCTGAGCCCTATTCCGGCTGACAGAAAAACCATAGGCAGCTCCACGATTCCGTGAGGAAGGAGAGCAAGGACTATAAAAAGGAGACCTCTTTCCTGGGCTACTATATGCGAGATAACTCCCACAATATACCCGTTGAAAGCGATGAACAGTACAGGAAGGACGCCAAGGGCAAGCCCCAGCACAAGAAAAAGCAGGCTTACAAAGGCATTGTTCAGAAATATCCCGAACATAATGACTATCGGGGGCATTGCAAGAAGGGGTGCAAAACGGGCACTGAACCCTTCCATGAGTTGGTCCGCCATCTCCGGAAAATTTGCCGATGAATGATAACCTGCAAGCAAAGCCCCGAAGAACACAAAGGTAATAAAAAGGACATAAGGCTGGATGAAGCGCAGGTAGCCCGTAAATTCTGATATCTTTGAGGCGCCTCTCTCTTCAGGCAGGGATTTTATTTCCCTGCTGCCAGCCAGATAGGCATTCTCTTGCGGAGGGTACGCTTTTTCTTCCTTCCCCCCGTCAGGAGTTTCTGCTATTATTTCTCCGTTTTTTTCCCGTGAATATTCTTCTTCTCTTTCCATGTTTATCCCCAATAAAACCTGACACATTGAACCCCGGTATCAGCGAGGCACCTGTTTCCTGACTTTTCAGATGCCAAGCATCATCCGGATTGTATTCCGGGTTGCCGGAGAAAGCCCGAGGATCAGGATGACCATTTTAATCAGCATTTTCAGGTTGGTTGACTCATCATCTTTCTCGAACTGGGTATCAAGTGCGTAAAGAACCCCTACGAAGATAATTATCTTCAATGGATACATAACCAGTGCAGTATCCGTAAGTTTAATAAGATATGAGGGGAGCACGTGTTTTTCGAAATACCCGAGTTTATCTATCCCTATATATGTCGAAGAAGCATCCAGCATATGGGCAAGAAGGATGGAAAGGTTCAGGGGATCAGTGAAAATCGCGGATTTTAAGTGTCGGGCAACCAGATAAAAGACAAATGTTAGCCCTGTACCTGCCCCAAGCACAAAAACCGGAACGTAAGGGACTACAATGTCCTCAAAATACAGCAGGGCTCCGAGGTTCAATAAAAACCATGCCAGCCCGAAGCCTGCAAAGGCAGGATGATAATCCTTTACAAGCCCCGCCTTCTGCAGCCTTATTGAGAGCCACAGGCAGATCACTGTTATTCCGAAGACCAGGAAATAAATGTTCGGAGTTATAAGCAAATAGCTGAAAGGGGGGTGAAAGATGTTAGCAGGCGAGTCTTCGAGCACACGCAGGGAGGAGCCCGCAAGCACGAATGGCAGGAGCGAGAGAATGAACTTTGGGGTTATCTTCACTTCCATCTTTTCAAGAAG
This window of the Methanosarcina mazei S-6 genome carries:
- a CDS encoding 30S ribosomal protein S27ae, coding for MAVKDYYKVQGDSVTRLKQFCPRCGPGVFLADHKNRLACGKCGYTEFKK
- a CDS encoding 30S ribosomal protein S24e — its product is MDIKIIKDKKNPLLNRRELDFIVKYEGSTPSRNDVRNKLAAMLNAPLELLVIQRIKTEYGMQESKGYAKLYEDADRMKQVEQEYVLKRNAVPGSETEGEEA
- a CDS encoding GTP-dependent dephospho-CoA kinase family protein; this translates as MSVHIELPRELRPLMKKPLGILYRGKGRDTIEKFAGELSSPTKLISVGDVTTFHLLEAGIIPDICIVDDRTKRKPVSSDVSVRNRDKVYEEVSVDNPAGIITDELIRTLCEAFASEKLLRIFVRGEEDLATLPVILLAPPGSVVLYGQPDEGVVFVEVTEKKKEEIRALFEKLISKNQNNELDKIRRILDGHKDN
- the spt4 gene encoding transcription elongation factor subunit Spt4, coding for MPEKVCRHCLRVLEGQTCPVCGTSDLAEEWNGLVIILDTERSEIAKRLGVDIPDRFALKVR
- a CDS encoding DNA-directed RNA polymerase, whose protein sequence is MYKLMKLVDTVRIPPTLLGEEIMPTIKNALREKLEGQVDKKLGSLVAVYNIDEVGEGHILVGDGAVYYDVTFEAIMFYPDLQEIIEGEVVEAVGFGVFIGMGPMDGLLHVSQITDDFISYDAKNARLVTKSGGKSIAEGDHVRARIVAVSINEREPKESKIGLTMRQTALGKLQWLEEARRKKQPQETPGEEAA
- a CDS encoding PIN domain-containing protein, producing MKIIIDTNGFMIPVQFGVDIFEELKRLGFNEFYVPEAVVFEIEKLIKREKGSNRTAAKVARSMMERCMRIAGKGPADDVILRLAKEMGAAVLTNDIGLKRRLAESGIQTISLRQKNKLDFV
- the eif2g gene encoding translation initiation factor IF-2 subunit gamma; its protein translation is MSQPCVNIGMVGHVDHGKTTLVRALSGVWTDTHSEEVKRGISIRLGYADSPFMKCPKCPEPQCYTVEKTCPNCGEKTEEHRTVSFVDAPGHETLMATMLSGAAIMDGAVLVIAANEDCPQPQTKEHLMALDIIGIKNIVIVQNKIDLVSREKIIENYHQIKEFVKGTVAENAPVIPISAQQNINIDILIDALETQIPTPSHKVDKPASMLIARSFDINKPGASIEEIRGGVIGGTLTEGVLHPGDELEIRPGIKVTTEGSTRWIPILTTVSSIYAGATKVDEATPGGLLAVGTYLDPTLTKGDSLTGQMAGVPGTLPETRHQFVMELHLLDRVVGVTREEKINEIKTSEPLMLNIGTATTVGVVTSARKNEAQVALKRPISAAIGAMVAISRRVDSRWRLIGVGVIKS
- a CDS encoding formate--phosphoribosylaminoimidazolecarboxamide ligase family protein codes for the protein MIDRKEIKEIVEGYYAHADKIKIGAIASHSGLDICDGAVEEDFRTLAVCQAGREKTYTEYFRAQRDHYGRIKRGIVDETVVYKKYNEILLPQNQQKLVDEKVLFIPNRSFTSYCSIDEIEDNFRVPMVGSRNLLRSEERSEQQSYYWILEKAGLPFPEKIESPEDINELVMVKLPHAVKKLERGFFTASSYKEYQEKSEALIKQGVITRDALENARIERYIIGPVFNLDMFYSPIEPKMSKLELLGVDWRFETSLDGHVRLPAPQQMALAPHQLTPEYTVCGHNSATLRESLLDKVFEMGEKYVKATQEHYAPGIIGSFCLQTCVDKDLNFYIYDVAPRVGGGTNVHMSVGHSYGNSLWRKPMSTGRRLAFEIRRALELEKLDMIVT
- a CDS encoding stage II sporulation protein M; the encoded protein is MEREEEYSREKNGEIIAETPDGGKEEKAYPPQENAYLAGSREIKSLPEERGASKISEFTGYLRFIQPYVLFITFVFFGALLAGYHSSANFPEMADQLMEGFSARFAPLLAMPPIVIMFGIFLNNAFVSLLFLVLGLALGVLPVLFIAFNGYIVGVISHIVAQERGLLFIVLALLPHGIVELPMVFLSAGIGLRLGHQVFAALIGRPTEIKKEFKEGLQFYFRWILPLLFLAAIVETFITPLILSFL
- a CDS encoding DUF63 family protein, coding for MSFLMEKISQFINTYYLDPIKGDEGYNIVNTFTWAVVLGICIFGVFRLLEKMEVKITPKFILSLLPFVLAGSSLRVLEDSPANIFHPPFSYLLITPNIYFLVFGITVICLWLSIRLQKAGLVKDYHPAFAGFGLAWFLLNLGALLYFEDIVVPYVPVFVLGAGTGLTFVFYLVARHLKSAIFTDPLNLSILLAHMLDASSTYIGIDKLGYFEKHVLPSYLIKLTDTALVMYPLKIIIFVGVLYALDTQFEKDDESTNLKMLIKMVILILGLSPATRNTIRMMLGI